In Aedes albopictus strain Foshan chromosome 3, AalbF5, whole genome shotgun sequence, the following are encoded in one genomic region:
- the LOC115262664 gene encoding leucine-rich repeat neuronal protein 3-like, translating into MKVIIVSVLIVALLAPQMTNAISFCPNRCVCDDVKLHVTCGEGELDVLPIALNPAIQRLVIKFNRIKAIDSSIQFYSELTMLDLSYNHLLGVPERIFMYQKQLLQLHLNNNKIGVINNKTFHGLEELRVLNLRGNFMNELTENMFTTLPKLEELNLGQNRIEVLHPKSFESLTNLRILHLDDNSINMIPSLSLSPLKMLAELYLGLNTLNQIQPRAFEGLRQLRRLDVRGSMLINVTIDTFRGLENLRSLDVSDNHLLKVPTVQLSGLKRLEELKIGQNDFDIIPEGAFYGLFNLRKIDISGSLNLQRIQAGAFSGNTNLDTIVIASNKILSDVEEGAFSGLPHIENVILRDNAIRSVREELLPWKQLRNFDISENPLVCNCHLQWLRNLLKQKPIETEQSQIICEYPERLRGEALREISSELLGCHQRLSHDRAVVGAILVASAASVATFVLVAYRLRHRLVDMLGPNWHNKRNTLKEEKELKFGKCFEEIEYHQPNFNVYSYHCQHQVQQHLPTCPVRSYDHHIYEMPIPVSDL; encoded by the coding sequence ATGAAAGTGATAATCGTGAGTGTGTTGATCGTGGCGCTTTTGGCGCCACAAATGACGAACGCTATTTCGTTTTGCCCCAATCGGTGCGTGTGTGACGACGTTAAACTGCACGTGACTTGCGGTGAAGGGGAGTTGGATGTGCTACCGATCGCGTTGAATCCGGCTATCCAGCGGTTGGTGATTAAGTTTAATCGAATCAAGGCGATCGATTCGTCGATCCAGTTTTACTCGGAGCTCACGATGTTGGATCTGAGCTACAATCACCTGCTCGGAGTTCCGGAACGTATTTTCATGTACCAGAAGCAGTTATTGCAACTTCACTTGAACAACAACAAAATCGGAGtgatcaacaacaaaacattccaTGGATTGGAAGAATTGAGGGTGCTGAATCTGCGAGGAAATTTTATGAACGAGTTGACGGAGAACATGTTTACCACTCTGCCAAAACTGGAGGAGTTGAACTTGGGTCAAAATCGCATCGAAGTGCTACATCCCAAATCATTCGAGAGTCTGACGAATTTGAGGATCTTGCATTTGGACGACAACTCGATCAATATGATCCCAAGTTTGTCACTTAGCCCTCTGAAGATGCTCGCTGAGTTATATCTCGGTCTGAACACTTTGAATCAGATCCAACCAAGAGCATTCGAAGGATTACGGCAGTTGAGACGTCTGGATGTACGAGGATCCATGTTGATCAACGTTACGATCGACACCTTTCGTGGCCTGGAGAACTTACGGTCATTAGATGTGTCTGACAACCACTTGCTCAAAGTTCCCACGGTTCAGTTGAGTGGATTGAAGCGTTTGGAGGAGCTGAAGATTGGGCAGAACGATTTCGACATCATCCCAGAAGGTGCTTTTTACGGATTGTTCAACTTGCGCAAGATCGATATATCAGGTTCTCTGAATTTGCAACGAATTCAGGCGGGTGCTTTTTCGGGCAACACAAATCTCGACACGATTGTGATCGCATCCAACAAGATCTTATCGGACGTTGAGGAAGGAGCGTTCTCTGGACTTCCCCACATCGAGAACGTGATCCTACGAGACAATGCCATCCGAAGTGTACGTGAAGAATTGCTCCCGTGGAAGCAGCTGCGCAATTTCGACATTTCCGAGAACCCCCTAGTTTGCAACTGTCATCTTCAATGGCTGAGAAATTTACTGAAACAAAAACCAATCGAAACCGAGCAAAGCCAGATTATCTGTGAGTATCCAGAACGTCTACGAGGAGAAGCTCTGCGGGAGATCAGCTCTGAGCTCTTGGGATGCCATCAACGCCTGTCTCACGATAGAGCTGTGGTTGGAGCAATTCTTGTGGCATCGGCCGCTTCAGTAGCGACTTTCGTTTTAGTTGCTTATCGTCTACGTCATCGTTTGGTTGACATGCTCGGACCAAATTGGCACAATAAACGCAACACTCTCAAAGAGGAAAAGGAGCTGAAGTTTGGAAAGTGTTTCGAGGAAATTGAGTATCATCAACCGAATTTCAACGTCTACAGTTACCACTGCCAACATCAAGTTCAACAACATCTACCAACGTGTCCAGTACGTTCCTACGACCACCACATCTACGAAATGCCGATTCCAGTTTCCGACCTTTGA